In Asterias amurensis chromosome 4, ASM3211899v1, one genomic interval encodes:
- the LOC139936422 gene encoding uncharacterized protein, whose amino-acid sequence MYCSSQIGKPNVNIDILSSGEGYTWHKNSNHYIWRRLVNVGAADNGSSFDCSMNSSGSRFSGMERTCTIGPVTVVPVPTTVAPVTASSTTTRPTTEHPDASINHLDASISTAASQHTASWKSTTASEEEADGVPSSISTLPLIVAFLVTLLLLLVSVNLNIILIVKRLQRSTSKEIVQTNAVKTGSNVELQFEGDKVFYKVPSSKKTLQDVSSTYEDMDDLQSIKNPVYQNVRC is encoded by the exons ATGTATTGTTCCTCTCAGATTGGTAAACCAAATGTAAACATAGATATTCTATCTAGTGGTGAGGGTTACACTTGGCACAAGAATAGTAACCATTACATTTGGAGACGCTTAGTTAATGTCGGAGCAGCTGATAATGGCTCTTCATTTGACTGCAGTATGAACTCCAGTGGATCAAGGTTCTCTGGTATGGAACGAACTTGCACCATCGGTCCAGTGACTGTGGTTCCTGTGCCAACGACCGTGGCTCCTGTGACAGCATCAAGCACAACCACCCGACCAACAACAGAGCATCCTGATGCATCTATTA ACCATCTTGATGCATCTATTAGTACAGCAGCATCACAACACACAGCGTCTTGGAAAAGTACAACCGCTTCTGAAGAAGAGGCTGATGGGGTCCCCTCATCGATATCTACCCTCCCTTTGATTGTCGCATTCCTGGTCACTCTTCTCCTTCTCCTTGTCTCAGTCAACCTCAACATCATCCTCATTGTCAAGCGTCTGCAAAGATCTACGAGTAAGGAAATTGTTCAAACCAACGCAGTGAAGACTGGCAGCAATGTTGAGTTACAGTTTGAAGGTGACAAGGTATTTTACAAGGTCCCGTCATCCAAAAAGACTTTACAAGATGTCTCCAGTACCTATGAAGACATGGATGATTTACAGAGCATCAAGAACCCCGTGTATCAGAATGTAAGATGTTAA